A region of Mesorhizobium sp. M3A.F.Ca.ET.080.04.2.1 DNA encodes the following proteins:
- a CDS encoding winged helix-turn-helix domain-containing protein: protein MNSPLPTTFELNGITADVSSETLRDKSNRTIALRHQTFAVLRHLLENADRVVTKDDLMRAVWNGIAVTDDSLVQCIHEIRAALNDGCQAIVQTVPRRGYRLVLPSNAGPRMTTILAAELAAEGRPADKEERGAAAPIRAHRQILDRLLVQHAGRVFASADESVVAEFTGPVEALRCASEIQHEVDRRNCEVPEAKRLRFRIGVHLGYVIADGDRLAGEAVEVAAQLQSLSRPGGICVTEAVHAQAHDRLPLGFVDLGEHTLKDLAHPLRIYRVPLAAEEPVRSPFRGLDAFEFEDADLFFGRARAIAACTARLEQQAASGTAFLLIYGMSGCGKSSLLRAGLLPSLTRPGAVAGISLWRRCLIRLSEGPDVFAVLAAALLHEAAVPELACEATAAEFARLCRSAPDQALAMVRQALRKAAGPARPQIRLLVAIDQLEELFTTERQPATREALVRFMAVLAASGLVWVVAVIRSDFFHRCGEVPGFSALKDGLASYELLPPTGPEIAQIIREPAVVAGLRFEESAELGRLDDVLQAAAAADPGSLPLLEFVLDALYEAGRERRVLTFAHYRALGGLEGAIASRADEVVDLLAPEIQEALPAVLRALTTASLGDETVTARPALFTEIASTSTRSALVSALIDARLLVSDEDAEGHVFVRIAHEALLSRWPRARDIVNANRNFLATRERLRADAHRWHLESRNRELLLPSGKRLAEGEELMLSRREEVDDAVLEYIEASLRAHRQKEEEDRHAELALIEAAEEAKRERLEREAERRSLAATAANRLARRTRNAAIVALTLALMAGAGALVAFKAREEARGQRDQAIRNQFLSLSFLSEQSTAAGNTEAAILLALEALPSKDQSERPYLFEAEAALYKALLAHHQIKILRPGAGVADAAFNPTGDRIVTASYDKTAAVWDISSGAETAVLKGHEEALERAEFSPDGSRILTAARDGTARLWDAVSGEQLFILRPVGNYPTAIFSPDGTRVLTAGEDSDVTLWDARTGKKLLSVDSDGYARAAFSSDGRSFAAARKHLVSIWNTADGVLTRSIPGNWPYTLAFSPDGSRMLAGPWGWHSHRDTSSLFDLSKGTEIAKLAGSKSDTQLNGVIFSHGGQRIATVSLDGTARIWDGALGTLDDVLGQEVSGLKADTDTDERDQEMNGAFTPDDRFLATASVNGPIRIWDVERASLVTTIAGHESLVEHLEFSPVDGNILLTASHDGTARLWDVDGALTTTLSHEYRPTFAVFSPDNVHLLTGGGDSAAHLWNVVSGRETIRLDTHEIVQNAAFSPDGRRVATASLGGEVRIWDVASGSETAQFRSHGGLIQIQFGRDGKSLLTASINGTAQLWDAATGTELAAINTSSNLPQAILSPDGRLILAAREDNAGHILKTGGTELKALVGHQDRITAAAFNPDGRLVATGSLDHTARIWSTADGANVGILEGHTGAVTVVAFSPDGQSLLTGSRDGTVRIWGVPGGPERAVLRGHSGAVDSARFSPSGLYVVTASSKDHTVRLWSTQSARQIAVLGGPDEAAVRPGFTRAAFSSDGTQVAIVSGEEIVRIVRLFRTPKDLIDFARRAVPRRLTPCERRSFFLPADPATGTCPG, encoded by the coding sequence TTGAACAGCCCGCTGCCCACGACGTTCGAACTCAACGGCATTACCGCCGACGTGAGCAGCGAGACCTTGCGCGACAAGTCCAACAGGACAATCGCACTTCGCCACCAGACCTTCGCGGTGCTTCGTCACCTTTTGGAGAACGCTGATCGCGTCGTCACCAAGGATGACCTGATGAGGGCGGTCTGGAACGGGATCGCCGTCACCGATGACAGCTTGGTGCAATGCATTCACGAGATCCGTGCGGCGCTCAACGACGGTTGCCAGGCCATCGTGCAGACAGTGCCGAGGCGCGGCTACAGGTTGGTCCTTCCCTCAAATGCCGGACCGAGAATGACCACCATCCTGGCAGCAGAACTGGCCGCTGAGGGCCGCCCGGCAGACAAGGAGGAGCGGGGCGCTGCGGCACCTATCCGAGCGCACAGGCAGATCCTCGATCGCCTGCTGGTGCAACATGCGGGCCGTGTGTTCGCGAGCGCCGACGAAAGCGTCGTCGCGGAGTTCACGGGCCCTGTCGAGGCGTTGCGTTGTGCGAGTGAAATCCAGCATGAGGTCGACAGGCGGAACTGCGAAGTTCCCGAGGCAAAGCGCCTGCGCTTCCGCATCGGCGTTCACCTGGGTTATGTCATCGCTGATGGCGACCGCCTCGCGGGCGAGGCCGTGGAGGTCGCGGCTCAACTGCAAAGCCTGTCCCGACCGGGCGGAATTTGCGTCACGGAAGCGGTCCACGCCCAGGCTCACGATCGACTCCCGCTGGGATTTGTCGATCTCGGCGAGCACACGCTGAAGGACCTCGCGCATCCGTTGCGCATCTACCGCGTACCGCTTGCTGCGGAGGAGCCGGTCAGGTCGCCGTTTCGTGGTCTCGATGCCTTCGAATTCGAAGATGCCGATCTCTTCTTCGGCCGCGCGCGGGCGATTGCTGCCTGCACTGCCAGGCTGGAGCAGCAGGCAGCAAGCGGTACGGCATTCCTGCTCATCTACGGGATGAGCGGTTGCGGCAAGTCTTCCCTCCTGCGCGCTGGCCTGCTGCCGTCATTGACGCGGCCTGGAGCCGTGGCAGGCATATCCTTGTGGCGCCGCTGCCTGATCCGCCTCTCCGAGGGACCGGATGTATTCGCTGTGCTGGCTGCGGCCCTGCTTCACGAAGCTGCCGTGCCGGAACTCGCCTGCGAAGCAACAGCCGCAGAGTTTGCTCGGCTCTGCAGGAGCGCGCCGGATCAAGCGCTGGCGATGGTCCGACAGGCGCTTCGCAAAGCCGCCGGCCCGGCCCGCCCGCAAATCAGATTGCTGGTGGCCATCGATCAGCTGGAGGAGCTGTTCACCACGGAGAGGCAGCCGGCGACTCGCGAAGCCCTTGTGCGGTTCATGGCGGTGCTGGCCGCCAGCGGACTGGTCTGGGTGGTGGCGGTGATCCGTTCGGACTTCTTTCACCGCTGCGGCGAGGTCCCGGGTTTCTCGGCGCTCAAGGACGGCCTGGCCAGCTATGAACTGCTGCCGCCGACTGGCCCGGAGATCGCGCAGATCATCCGCGAACCAGCGGTCGTGGCCGGTCTCCGCTTCGAGGAGAGTGCCGAGTTGGGGCGGCTCGATGACGTGCTGCAGGCGGCGGCAGCTGCCGATCCCGGATCATTGCCGCTGCTCGAGTTTGTCCTCGACGCGTTGTACGAGGCCGGCCGCGAGCGCCGCGTTCTCACCTTTGCGCATTATCGTGCGCTTGGCGGGCTCGAGGGCGCAATCGCGAGCCGCGCCGACGAAGTCGTGGACTTGCTGGCGCCCGAGATCCAGGAGGCCTTGCCCGCGGTGCTGCGCGCCCTCACCACGGCAAGTCTGGGCGATGAAACGGTCACGGCACGTCCGGCCCTGTTCACCGAAATTGCAAGCACTTCGACGCGATCGGCCCTTGTCAGCGCCCTGATCGACGCACGGCTCCTCGTCAGCGATGAGGACGCCGAAGGGCACGTCTTCGTTCGCATTGCGCATGAAGCACTGTTGAGCCGTTGGCCGCGCGCCCGTGACATTGTGAATGCAAACCGGAACTTTCTCGCGACGCGCGAGCGCCTCAGGGCCGACGCCCACCGCTGGCACCTGGAGAGCAGGAATCGAGAGCTTCTCCTTCCGTCCGGCAAACGCCTGGCGGAGGGCGAGGAACTGATGCTGTCAAGACGCGAGGAGGTCGACGATGCCGTCCTTGAATACATCGAGGCGTCCTTGCGTGCCCATCGGCAGAAGGAGGAGGAGGACCGGCACGCAGAGCTGGCGCTGATCGAGGCCGCCGAAGAGGCAAAACGCGAGCGCCTGGAGCGCGAGGCCGAGCGCCGGAGCCTCGCGGCCACCGCAGCAAACCGGCTTGCCCGGCGGACGCGCAATGCCGCGATTGTGGCGCTGACGCTCGCTCTCATGGCGGGCGCAGGCGCACTGGTCGCCTTCAAAGCGCGGGAGGAAGCAAGGGGCCAACGCGACCAGGCGATCCGCAATCAGTTCCTTTCGCTCTCGTTCCTTTCGGAGCAGTCCACCGCGGCAGGCAACACCGAGGCTGCGATCCTGTTGGCGCTTGAAGCACTGCCCTCGAAAGACCAATCCGAGCGGCCATATCTCTTCGAGGCGGAGGCAGCCCTCTACAAGGCTCTGCTGGCGCACCACCAGATCAAAATCCTTCGACCTGGCGCCGGTGTGGCGGATGCGGCATTCAATCCGACCGGCGATCGCATCGTCACCGCATCCTACGATAAAACTGCAGCCGTCTGGGACATCTCCAGCGGCGCCGAAACTGCAGTTCTAAAAGGTCATGAAGAGGCCTTGGAGAGGGCCGAGTTCAGCCCAGACGGGAGCCGGATCCTGACGGCCGCGAGGGACGGCACTGCACGTCTCTGGGACGCCGTCTCGGGAGAACAGCTCTTCATCCTGCGGCCGGTAGGCAACTATCCAACGGCAATCTTTAGCCCGGATGGCACCCGGGTGCTGACGGCGGGGGAGGACAGCGATGTAACGCTCTGGGACGCTCGGACCGGAAAGAAACTCCTGAGTGTAGACAGCGACGGATATGCGCGCGCTGCTTTCAGTTCAGACGGCCGCAGCTTCGCGGCGGCACGCAAGCATCTTGTTTCGATCTGGAATACCGCAGATGGCGTACTGACGCGGTCAATCCCAGGGAACTGGCCCTACACCCTGGCGTTCAGCCCGGACGGAAGCCGAATGCTGGCCGGCCCGTGGGGTTGGCATTCACACCGCGACACTTCCAGCCTTTTCGATTTGTCGAAAGGAACGGAGATCGCAAAGTTGGCCGGCAGCAAGAGCGACACGCAATTGAACGGCGTGATTTTCAGTCATGGGGGCCAGCGAATCGCTACGGTATCCCTCGATGGCACTGCCCGGATTTGGGACGGAGCGTTGGGAACGCTGGATGATGTGCTCGGCCAGGAGGTTTCCGGGCTGAAGGCAGACACCGACACCGATGAACGCGATCAGGAGATGAACGGTGCTTTCACCCCGGACGACCGCTTCCTGGCGACCGCCTCGGTCAATGGGCCGATCCGCATCTGGGACGTTGAACGCGCCTCGTTGGTCACGACGATCGCCGGTCATGAATCTTTGGTTGAGCATCTGGAGTTCAGTCCGGTTGACGGCAACATTCTTCTCACGGCTTCACACGATGGCACCGCCCGGCTGTGGGATGTCGACGGTGCCCTGACGACAACGCTTTCTCATGAATATCGGCCGACTTTCGCGGTCTTCAGCCCCGACAATGTCCACCTGCTGACCGGTGGCGGCGACAGCGCGGCGCATCTGTGGAACGTCGTCAGCGGGCGCGAGACAATCCGGCTCGATACCCATGAGATCGTTCAAAACGCGGCGTTCAGTCCCGACGGAAGGCGCGTCGCGACGGCATCCCTTGGGGGCGAGGTCCGAATTTGGGATGTGGCGAGCGGATCCGAGACCGCCCAGTTCCGGTCCCATGGCGGCCTGATCCAGATCCAGTTTGGCCGCGATGGCAAATCGCTGCTTACCGCATCGATCAACGGTACCGCGCAGCTGTGGGACGCGGCGACCGGCACCGAGCTGGCCGCCATCAATACGAGCAGCAATCTGCCGCAGGCCATCCTTAGCCCCGACGGACGTCTGATCCTCGCGGCCAGGGAAGACAATGCCGGCCACATCCTTAAGACGGGCGGGACTGAACTCAAGGCGCTTGTGGGGCATCAGGATCGCATTACGGCAGCGGCCTTCAACCCGGATGGCCGACTGGTCGCCACCGGCTCCCTCGACCACACGGCCCGCATTTGGTCGACCGCGGACGGAGCAAACGTCGGAATTCTAGAGGGACACACCGGGGCGGTCACGGTGGTCGCCTTCAGCCCCGACGGTCAGTCGCTGTTGACTGGCTCACGCGATGGAACCGTCCGGATCTGGGGCGTCCCAGGAGGACCGGAAAGGGCCGTTCTGAGGGGCCACAGCGGCGCCGTGGACAGCGCCCGGTTCAGCCCCAGTGGTTTGTACGTCGTGACCGCGTCCTCGAAAGATCACACGGTCCGCCTGTGGTCGACGCAATCGGCGCGCCAGATTGCCGTCCTCGGCGGCCCGGACGAAGCAGCCGTTCGACCGGGCTTTACACGTGCAGCTTTCAGCTCCGACGGCACCCAGGTCGCGATTGTTTCCGGCGAAGAAATTGTCCGCATCGTCCGCCTCTTCCGGACCCCCAAGGACCTCATTGACTTCGCCCGGCGTGCCGTCCCTCGCCGACTCACCCCTTGCGAGCGGCGAAGCTTCTTCCTGCCTGCAGACCCTGCAACAGGTACTTGTCCGGGCTGA
- a CDS encoding DUF1194 domain-containing protein, whose product MNYLAWIAGSMGAGPLLRLTGICLFTLFFAVAPQAHSTNRPAGGLAEVDLQLILAVDVSPSMSRVEQRVQRDGYVGALRHADIARAIKSGERGRIAVLYLEWAGPSQQTVIVPWTIVESRQDALTLADRLAVLSLTEGRGTSISGALSAAKDLFAKSGLRSPRRVIDVSGDGPNNAGALVDPIRQVLLAEGVTINGLPIALPRIGGADGFARYDPSNLQSYFERCVIGGPDAFSIGVTEAAMFATAVRRKLVREISMNMGEVIHASYAARSDRTVDCNMIAQSPGR is encoded by the coding sequence ATGAACTACTTAGCGTGGATTGCTGGAAGTATGGGTGCAGGACCGTTGCTGCGGCTCACAGGCATCTGCCTGTTCACACTGTTCTTCGCGGTAGCGCCACAGGCTCACTCGACGAACCGTCCTGCGGGCGGCTTGGCCGAAGTCGATCTGCAACTGATCCTTGCCGTGGACGTCTCGCCCTCGATGAGCCGAGTCGAGCAAAGGGTGCAGCGCGATGGCTACGTCGGTGCCCTCCGCCACGCGGACATCGCGAGGGCGATCAAGTCGGGAGAGCGAGGCAGAATCGCAGTGCTCTACCTGGAATGGGCAGGGCCAAGCCAGCAAACCGTCATTGTGCCGTGGACAATTGTCGAAAGCCGCCAGGACGCTCTCACTTTGGCAGACAGGCTCGCGGTTCTGTCGTTGACTGAAGGCCGCGGAACTTCGATCTCCGGCGCATTGTCGGCCGCGAAAGATCTGTTCGCGAAGAGTGGCTTGCGCAGCCCGCGCAGGGTTATCGACGTGTCCGGAGACGGACCCAACAATGCCGGAGCACTCGTTGACCCCATCCGGCAGGTCCTTCTCGCGGAAGGTGTGACCATCAACGGGCTCCCTATCGCACTGCCCCGGATTGGCGGGGCGGACGGGTTTGCAAGGTATGACCCTTCCAACCTGCAATCCTATTTCGAGCGCTGCGTCATCGGCGGACCAGACGCATTTTCAATCGGCGTCACCGAGGCCGCCATGTTCGCCACCGCAGTGCGTCGAAAGCTGGTGCGTGAAATCTCCATGAACATGGGCGAGGTGATCCATGCCAGCTACGCCGCGCGTTCAGACCGTACCGTTGATTGCAACATGATCGCTCAGTCGCCGGGCCGATGA
- the dhaK gene encoding dihydroxyacetone kinase subunit DhaK: MKKFLNSVDTVLTESLDGFVAAHADILALGEGHKFVRRRALKPGKVALISGGGSGHEPLHGGLVGHGMLDAACPGQVFTSPTPDQMLAALQAVDTGAGCLFIVKNYEGDVMNFDMAAEMSEGVLQVVTNDDVAVENSSYTTGRRGVAGTLVVEKIVGAAAEQGMALPELKALGDRVNAATRSMGVALTSCTVPAAGRPTFEIGDGEMEFGVGIHGEPGRRRDALKSADAIAEEVCAAIVGDLAEHAKGPALLFVNGFGGTPAMELYLMYNSARKIFEKSGVTVTRSLVGTYVTSLDMAGCSITLTMLDEEMTALWDAPVHTAALRWGM; the protein is encoded by the coding sequence GTGAAAAAATTTCTCAATTCGGTGGACACGGTGCTCACCGAAAGCCTCGATGGCTTCGTCGCCGCCCATGCCGACATTCTCGCGCTCGGCGAGGGGCACAAATTTGTCCGCCGCAGAGCGCTCAAGCCAGGCAAGGTGGCGCTGATCTCGGGCGGCGGCTCCGGGCACGAGCCGCTGCATGGCGGGCTGGTCGGCCACGGCATGCTGGACGCCGCCTGCCCCGGCCAGGTGTTCACATCGCCGACGCCGGACCAGATGCTGGCAGCCCTACAGGCCGTCGACACCGGCGCCGGCTGCCTGTTCATCGTCAAGAACTATGAAGGCGACGTGATGAACTTCGACATGGCGGCCGAAATGTCGGAAGGCGTGCTGCAGGTGGTGACCAATGACGACGTCGCGGTCGAGAACTCATCCTATACGACCGGACGGCGTGGCGTGGCCGGCACGCTGGTGGTGGAAAAGATCGTCGGCGCCGCCGCCGAGCAAGGCATGGCCCTGCCCGAGCTCAAGGCGCTGGGCGATCGCGTCAACGCCGCGACGCGCTCGATGGGGGTGGCGCTGACCAGTTGCACTGTGCCGGCGGCGGGCAGGCCGACCTTCGAGATCGGCGACGGCGAGATGGAGTTCGGCGTCGGCATCCATGGCGAGCCCGGCCGGCGGCGCGACGCGCTGAAAAGCGCTGACGCGATTGCCGAGGAGGTTTGTGCCGCAATCGTCGGCGATCTCGCAGAACACGCCAAAGGACCGGCGCTGCTGTTCGTCAACGGCTTCGGCGGCACGCCGGCGATGGAGCTTTACCTGATGTACAACAGCGCCCGCAAAATCTTCGAGAAGTCCGGCGTCACCGTGACCCGCTCGCTGGTCGGCACCTATGTCACCTCGCTCGACATGGCCGGATGCTCGATCACCCTGACCATGCTTGACGAGGAGATGACGGCACTGTGGGACGCCCCGGTGCACACGGCGGCGCTGCGCTGGGGCATGTAG
- the ptsP gene encoding phosphoenolpyruvate--protein phosphotransferase encodes MRIDGIPASAGYAEGLLFDLDRPPAAYRGKANAAEEKAALEAAIAKAVSQLAAMLETADGDAAGILEFHVAMLEDHSLSDPAFASIGAGQLADAAWNQALDAEIAGYEASEQDYFRARAADLRDIRDQVLRALSEDGEKTAPSGAILYGVDIAPTRFIETDWSKGGGIALKAGSTASHVAMLARSRGVPMVVGLGATADKPTGLALLDAEHGGVVFSPSPGEIEVFRRSSSSFAARQDTARTFLTQPAVTKAGTPVRVQVNIAYPSDVDCIDIAACDGVGLMRTEFLFGKTLPDEETQYHAYRKVLEWAGNKPVTIRTIDAGGDKPVPGFTIEEANPFLGLRGIRLSLARLDIFRVQIRALLRAAVHGNLKVMFPMIATADEYERAAALFAEEQQELSALGIAQKMPPLGIMVEVPSVAIAPEAFADVAFFSIGSNDLTQYVMAAARDNAAVANLNSVRHTAVLRLIASVAAFGQARAIPVSLCGDAGGDPTAIPALLDAGLRDLSVAPAQLAMAKAAIAEVPV; translated from the coding sequence ATGCGGATTGACGGTATTCCTGCCTCGGCCGGCTACGCCGAAGGACTGCTATTCGATCTCGACAGGCCGCCAGCGGCCTATCGAGGCAAGGCGAACGCGGCCGAGGAGAAGGCCGCGTTGGAGGCTGCCATCGCCAAGGCAGTGAGCCAGCTTGCCGCGATGCTCGAAACCGCCGATGGCGACGCCGCCGGCATTCTTGAATTCCACGTCGCCATGCTCGAGGACCATTCGCTCAGTGATCCAGCCTTCGCATCGATCGGTGCAGGACAGTTGGCCGACGCCGCCTGGAACCAAGCGCTTGACGCCGAGATCGCCGGATACGAAGCATCCGAGCAGGACTATTTTCGCGCCCGCGCCGCCGATTTGCGGGACATCCGCGATCAGGTGCTGCGGGCACTGAGCGAGGACGGTGAGAAGACCGCGCCGTCCGGCGCCATTCTCTATGGCGTCGACATCGCGCCGACACGTTTCATCGAGACCGATTGGAGCAAAGGCGGCGGCATTGCGCTCAAGGCCGGCAGCACGGCCAGCCACGTCGCCATGCTGGCGCGCTCGCGTGGCGTGCCGATGGTGGTGGGGCTTGGTGCTACGGCGGACAAGCCCACGGGGTTGGCGCTTCTGGACGCCGAGCATGGCGGCGTCGTATTCTCGCCCTCGCCGGGGGAGATCGAAGTCTTTCGGCGGTCGTCCTCCTCCTTCGCGGCCCGTCAAGACACGGCTCGGACCTTTCTGACGCAACCGGCGGTGACCAAAGCCGGCACCCCCGTGCGCGTCCAGGTCAACATCGCCTATCCTTCCGACGTCGACTGCATCGATATCGCGGCCTGCGATGGCGTCGGCCTGATGCGGACCGAGTTCCTGTTCGGCAAGACGCTGCCGGACGAGGAGACGCAATATCATGCCTATCGCAAGGTGCTGGAATGGGCGGGCAACAAGCCGGTCACCATCCGCACTATCGATGCCGGCGGCGACAAGCCGGTGCCCGGCTTCACCATCGAGGAGGCCAATCCATTTCTCGGCCTGCGCGGGATCAGGCTGTCGCTGGCAAGGCTCGACATCTTCCGGGTGCAAATCCGGGCATTGCTGCGCGCCGCCGTGCACGGCAATCTGAAGGTCATGTTTCCGATGATCGCCACGGCTGACGAATATGAGAGGGCTGCCGCGCTGTTCGCCGAAGAGCAGCAAGAACTGTCCGCGCTCGGCATAGCGCAGAAGATGCCGCCGCTCGGCATCATGGTGGAGGTGCCGTCGGTGGCGATCGCGCCGGAGGCCTTCGCCGACGTCGCCTTTTTCTCGATCGGCTCGAACGACCTGACGCAGTATGTCATGGCGGCGGCCCGCGACAATGCCGCCGTCGCAAACCTCAACTCGGTCCGCCACACGGCGGTGCTGCGGCTGATCGCTTCGGTTGCAGCCTTCGGACAAGCAAGAGCAATTCCCGTCAGTCTGTGCGGCGACGCGGGCGGCGACCCGACCGCCATTCCGGCGCTGCTCGACGCCGGACTGCGCGATCTTTCGGTCGCGCCCGCGCAACTTGCGATGGCCAAGGCGGCCATCGCTGAGGTCCCGGTCTAG
- a CDS encoding HPr family phosphocarrier protein — protein sequence MSASAEATVLITHAVGLHARPSVKFTKLAKSFAAEVEVAVAANGPWFDAKSIVKVMAAKAPKGTMLHIRARGDGAGKAVEALVALVQRDFDEDADHARSA from the coding sequence ATGTCCGCATCTGCCGAAGCCACCGTTCTCATCACCCATGCCGTTGGCCTGCACGCACGTCCTTCGGTTAAGTTCACCAAGCTCGCCAAGTCGTTCGCGGCCGAGGTGGAAGTGGCGGTGGCGGCGAACGGTCCCTGGTTCGACGCCAAGAGCATCGTCAAGGTGATGGCAGCCAAGGCGCCGAAGGGAACGATGCTGCACATCCGCGCCAGGGGCGACGGCGCAGGCAAAGCGGTCGAAGCGCTGGTCGCTCTGGTGCAGCGCGACTTCGACGAGGATGCGGACCATGCCCGCTCCGCTTGA
- the dhaM gene encoding dihydroxyacetone kinase phosphoryl donor subunit DhaM, which translates to MSNVGIVIVSHSPLVAEGTADMVRQMVGDEVPLAWCGGNGHGGLGTSVEAIISAIDKAWSDAGVAILVDLGGAETNSEMAVEMIGEPRAHKIVVCNAPIVEGAVMAATEASGGASLKEVVATAHELSPS; encoded by the coding sequence ATGAGCAATGTCGGCATCGTCATCGTATCGCATTCGCCGCTGGTCGCCGAAGGCACGGCCGACATGGTGCGCCAGATGGTGGGCGACGAAGTGCCGCTTGCCTGGTGCGGCGGAAATGGTCATGGCGGGCTTGGCACCAGCGTCGAGGCGATCATAAGCGCGATCGACAAGGCCTGGTCGGATGCGGGCGTCGCGATCCTGGTCGATCTTGGCGGCGCCGAAACCAACAGCGAGATGGCAGTCGAGATGATCGGCGAACCGCGCGCGCACAAAATCGTTGTCTGCAACGCTCCGATCGTCGAGGGCGCGGTGATGGCCGCGACGGAAGCCTCCGGCGGCGCCTCGCTCAAGGAAGTCGTGGCGACGGCGCATGAATTGTCGCCGTCGTGA
- the dhaL gene encoding dihydroxyacetone kinase subunit DhaL — translation MAASDFSRLIASAANTITAHADELTALDQAIGDGDHGLNMKRGFEAVRAEADALAAKPLPDALKAIGTKLVMTVGGASGPLFGTLFMTLGKELPAAPDRAALSAGLNKAIEAVAARGKSQPGQKTMLDVLQPVYEALAQGKTATEIADAADQAANATVPMKALRGRASFLGERSIGHMDAGARSTALLVRAVAEVIEGS, via the coding sequence ATGGCCGCATCCGATTTCTCCAGATTGATCGCGTCGGCGGCGAATACCATCACGGCGCATGCCGATGAATTGACCGCGCTCGACCAGGCGATCGGCGACGGCGATCATGGGCTGAACATGAAGCGCGGCTTCGAGGCGGTGCGCGCCGAAGCGGACGCATTGGCTGCCAAGCCCCTGCCCGACGCGCTGAAAGCAATCGGCACCAAGCTGGTCATGACGGTGGGCGGCGCCTCCGGCCCGCTGTTCGGCACGCTGTTCATGACGCTCGGCAAGGAACTGCCCGCCGCCCCCGACCGCGCCGCGCTGAGCGCCGGACTGAACAAGGCGATCGAGGCAGTCGCGGCGCGCGGCAAATCGCAGCCTGGACAAAAAACCATGCTCGATGTGCTGCAACCGGTGTATGAGGCGCTGGCGCAGGGCAAGACGGCTACGGAAATCGCCGACGCCGCCGACCAGGCGGCGAACGCCACCGTGCCGATGAAGGCCCTGCGCGGGCGGGCTTCCTTCCTGGGAGAGCGCTCGATCGGGCATATGGACGCCGGAGCGCGCTCGACCGCGCTGCTGGTGCGGGCAGTCGCTGAAGTGATCGAGGGTTCTTGA